A part of Aegilops tauschii subsp. strangulata cultivar AL8/78 chromosome 2, Aet v6.0, whole genome shotgun sequence genomic DNA contains:
- the LOC109754507 gene encoding uncharacterized protein isoform X4: MQASLGTLHKTFMTHKQRHNIVPFKFDIPSPDDMVSIGLKSSRHLRKDIPGKMVMGDDDLVAEKDTSTDPSSSVKLDELGGNSSSVAANTRNETLILDNELQHLSLERKPKNSKAKIKKPVPVSQYKPEPWMLQGEDQEMPRQLNLAIVGHVDSGKSTLCGRLLHALGRISKKQMHKNEKEAKEKGKGSFAYAWAMDESADERARGITMNVGVAYFDTKNYQVVMLDSPGHKDFVPNMISGVTQADAAVLVVDASLGSFESGMGVNGVGQTKEHSQLIRSFGVENLIVAVNKMDSVEYSAERFNYVKSQLGIFLRSCGYKESAITWVPLSAMENENLVTAASDTRLSSWFHGTCLLEAIDSSAAPHRDVSKPLRLPICDVISSHVLGQVAVCGKVVCGAIRSDSKVLVMPSGELATVKIIERDSSRLSSARAGDNIAIGLQGIDPIHVMSGGVLCHPDYPVSVASSLELKILVLDITVPILPGLQFELHAHHAKVSASLVRIVSLLDQKTGKASARKPRMLTARQAAVVEVRLEREVCVEEFGTLKALGRAFLRSQGSTVAVGVVTRVVQVDMSTLRAPPSVPSGRPRPSRSSLICLPMSARPPIELLQLKLSSYRYTSLRRA; the protein is encoded by the exons ATATCCCCGGAAAGATGGTGATGGGTGATGATGATCTTGTAGCTGAGAAGGATACAAGTACAGACCCAAGTTCATCAGTGAAGTTGGATGAACTTGGTGGAAATAGTAGCAGTGTTGCCGCCAATACTCGGAACGAAACTCTTATTTTGGACAATGAGCTACAACATTTGAGTTTAGAGAGGAAGCCAAAAAACAGTAAAGCCAAGATTAAGAAGCCAGTTCCTGTTTCACAGTACAAGCCAGAACCGTGGATGCTACAGGGAGAAGATCAAGAAATGCCTAGGCAACTAAATCTTGCTATT GTTGGTCACGTTGATTCTGGCAAATCAACATTATGTGGTCGGTTGCTGCATGCCCTGGGTAGAATTTCAAAAAAGCAAATGCATAAGAATGAGAAAGAAGCGAAAGAAAAG GGAAAAGGGTCGTTTGCATATGCTTGGGCCATGGATGAGAGTGCTGACGAAAGGGCACGTGGTATCACGATGAATGTCGGTGTAGCATACTTTGACACCAAAAACTACCAAGTTGTTATGCTCGACTCCCCTGGTCACAAAGATTTCGTTCCTAACATGATATCTGGAGTGACACAAGCTGATGCAGCTGTCCTAGTTGTTGATGCCTCTCTAGGATCATTTGAGTCGGGTATGGGCGTTAATGGGGTTGGACAGACAAAGGAGCACTCACAGCTTATTCGAAGTTTCGGTGTTGAGAACTTGATAGTTGCTGTTAATAAGATGGATTCAGTGGAATATTCGGCGGAACGCTTCAATTATGTGAAATCACAACTTGGCATTTTTCTCCGATCATGTGGCTATAAAGAGTCAGCGATAACCTGGGTTCCTTTGAGTGCAATGGAAAATGAGAATCTGGTGACAGCAGCTTCAGATACTCGTCTCTCATCATG GTTTCATGGGACTTGCCTTCTGGAAGCAATTGACTCGTCAGCAGCACCTCACCGTGATGTTTCAAAGCCACTACGGCTTCCAATTTGTGATGTTATTTCATCCCATGTGCTGGGGCAAGTGGCGGTTTGCGGTAAAGTAGTGTGTGGAGCAATCCGAAGCGATTCCAAG GTTCTTGTGATGCCTTCTGGAGAGCTAGCTACAGTGAAAATCATCGAGCGGGACTCCTCTCGTCTCAGCTCGGCAAGAGCCGGCGACAACATTGCGATTGGGCTGCAAGGGATCGACCCTATCCATGTGATGTCGGGTGGAGTCCTGTGCCATCCAGATTACCCCGTGTCGGTGGCGTCTTCCCTGGAGCTGAAGATCCTGGTGCTAGACATCACCGTACCCATACTGCCGGGCCTTCAG TTTGAGCTCCACGCACACCACGCGAAGGTGTCGGCGTCCCTGGTGAGGATCGTGTCGCTGCTGGACCAGAAGACCGGCAAGGCCTCGGCGAGGAAGCCGCGGATGCTGACCGCAAGGCAGGCCGCTGTCGTCGAG GTGAGGCTGGAGAGGGAGGTGTGCGTGGAGGAGTTTGGAACACTCAAGGCCCTCGGCCGCGCGTTCCTGCGGTCGCAGGGGAGCACCGTGGCGGTCGGCGTCGTGACCCGCGTCGTGCAG GTCGACATGTCCACGTTGCGAGCTCCACCTTCCGTCCCGTCCGGCCGTCCCCGTCCGTCGAGGTCGTCGTTGATTTGCTTGCCCATGTCAGCACGTCCGCCGATCGAGCTGCTTCAACTCAAACTCTCGAGTTATAGATACACTAGCCTGCGGCGCGCATAA
- the LOC109754507 gene encoding uncharacterized protein isoform X5, whose product MLILTVPFKFDIPSPDDMVSIGLKSSRHLRKDIPGKMVMGDDDLVAEKDTSTDPSSSVKLDELGGNSSSVAANTRNETLILDNELQHLSLERKPKNSKAKIKKPVPVSQYKPEPWMLQGEDQEMPRQLNLAIVGHVDSGKSTLCGRLLHALGRISKKQMHKNEKEAKEKGKGSFAYAWAMDESADERARGITMNVGVAYFDTKNYQVVMLDSPGHKDFVPNMISGVTQADAAVLVVDASLGSFESGMGVNGVGQTKEHSQLIRSFGVENLIVAVNKMDSVEYSAERFNYVKSQLGIFLRSCGYKESAITWVPLSAMENENLVTAASDTRLSSWFHGTCLLEAIDSSAAPHRDVSKPLRLPICDVISSHVLGQVAVCGKVVCGAIRSDSKVLVMPSGELATVKIIERDSSRLSSARAGDNIAIGLQGIDPIHVMSGGVLCHPDYPVSVASSLELKILVLDITVPILPGLQFELHAHHAKVSASLVRIVSLLDQKTGKASARKPRMLTARQAAVVEVRLEREVCVEEFGTLKALGRAFLRSQGSTVAVGVVTRVVQVDMSTLRAPPSVPSGRPRPSRSSLICLPMSARPPIELLQLKLSSYRYTSLRRA is encoded by the exons ATATCCCCGGAAAGATGGTGATGGGTGATGATGATCTTGTAGCTGAGAAGGATACAAGTACAGACCCAAGTTCATCAGTGAAGTTGGATGAACTTGGTGGAAATAGTAGCAGTGTTGCCGCCAATACTCGGAACGAAACTCTTATTTTGGACAATGAGCTACAACATTTGAGTTTAGAGAGGAAGCCAAAAAACAGTAAAGCCAAGATTAAGAAGCCAGTTCCTGTTTCACAGTACAAGCCAGAACCGTGGATGCTACAGGGAGAAGATCAAGAAATGCCTAGGCAACTAAATCTTGCTATT GTTGGTCACGTTGATTCTGGCAAATCAACATTATGTGGTCGGTTGCTGCATGCCCTGGGTAGAATTTCAAAAAAGCAAATGCATAAGAATGAGAAAGAAGCGAAAGAAAAG GGAAAAGGGTCGTTTGCATATGCTTGGGCCATGGATGAGAGTGCTGACGAAAGGGCACGTGGTATCACGATGAATGTCGGTGTAGCATACTTTGACACCAAAAACTACCAAGTTGTTATGCTCGACTCCCCTGGTCACAAAGATTTCGTTCCTAACATGATATCTGGAGTGACACAAGCTGATGCAGCTGTCCTAGTTGTTGATGCCTCTCTAGGATCATTTGAGTCGGGTATGGGCGTTAATGGGGTTGGACAGACAAAGGAGCACTCACAGCTTATTCGAAGTTTCGGTGTTGAGAACTTGATAGTTGCTGTTAATAAGATGGATTCAGTGGAATATTCGGCGGAACGCTTCAATTATGTGAAATCACAACTTGGCATTTTTCTCCGATCATGTGGCTATAAAGAGTCAGCGATAACCTGGGTTCCTTTGAGTGCAATGGAAAATGAGAATCTGGTGACAGCAGCTTCAGATACTCGTCTCTCATCATG GTTTCATGGGACTTGCCTTCTGGAAGCAATTGACTCGTCAGCAGCACCTCACCGTGATGTTTCAAAGCCACTACGGCTTCCAATTTGTGATGTTATTTCATCCCATGTGCTGGGGCAAGTGGCGGTTTGCGGTAAAGTAGTGTGTGGAGCAATCCGAAGCGATTCCAAG GTTCTTGTGATGCCTTCTGGAGAGCTAGCTACAGTGAAAATCATCGAGCGGGACTCCTCTCGTCTCAGCTCGGCAAGAGCCGGCGACAACATTGCGATTGGGCTGCAAGGGATCGACCCTATCCATGTGATGTCGGGTGGAGTCCTGTGCCATCCAGATTACCCCGTGTCGGTGGCGTCTTCCCTGGAGCTGAAGATCCTGGTGCTAGACATCACCGTACCCATACTGCCGGGCCTTCAG TTTGAGCTCCACGCACACCACGCGAAGGTGTCGGCGTCCCTGGTGAGGATCGTGTCGCTGCTGGACCAGAAGACCGGCAAGGCCTCGGCGAGGAAGCCGCGGATGCTGACCGCAAGGCAGGCCGCTGTCGTCGAG GTGAGGCTGGAGAGGGAGGTGTGCGTGGAGGAGTTTGGAACACTCAAGGCCCTCGGCCGCGCGTTCCTGCGGTCGCAGGGGAGCACCGTGGCGGTCGGCGTCGTGACCCGCGTCGTGCAG GTCGACATGTCCACGTTGCGAGCTCCACCTTCCGTCCCGTCCGGCCGTCCCCGTCCGTCGAGGTCGTCGTTGATTTGCTTGCCCATGTCAGCACGTCCGCCGATCGAGCTGCTTCAACTCAAACTCTCGAGTTATAGATACACTAGCCTGCGGCGCGCATAA